The Vallitalea okinawensis genome window below encodes:
- a CDS encoding oxidoreductase — protein MRNDEHLKQLTDTFGDWFKDERILGKGVMTNKLYPYQKLFEPIKINHLCIKNRIVMGPMGNVAMSDETGKPGVKMKKYFEERAKGGVGLITSGMVPVDYKRDPSVGDLDDTGIFPRIDSHRSNLAGWKDVVEGCHAYGSHFFIQLSPGMGRVGNPECILKKKKLPVSSSWNPNWYMPDAPCRPLSDLAIKKIIKNTGQAAADAKEIGIDGVYLHGHSGYLIEQMTDTAFNRRKLGRYANRQNFGIDLVREIRLRCGEKYPIHYRIDLSLCLHETYGKEIKKNSVLKKFKNGRLPEETLSYMETLVKEGVDVFDVDIGGYENWWMPHPPNGMPPGAYLSVAKRVKEHFEANQVISNTGLPVPVIAVGKLGFPDLAEQALRDGLCDMVMLARSLLADPEWPNKVYSGRVSSIRPCIGDHEGCLGQLATGGHPHCAVNPRAGFEDCFHNQLNPIINKKKIGVIGGGPAGVITAITAAKRGHDVTLYDENNRVGGMLLAGSVPHIKFELKNYVDYLNKSVEEIVASHALKLQLNTKVDATLLVDESFEVLVFSTGSKMMIPPIEGRGKKHVITGIQFLKDPTMINDAENVIVVGGSDVGCEVAYMLAYEMSRKVTILEMDDYFMRKSCTSNRGYMLYHLHKKGVKLLNATKLLKIDNQEVVVQKNVHKSVPEPHVTWSPVLPDNIKNPLEKKVREELETERIHADAVIMCTGVQSNQRLYEEVYKKQLAKEIYNIGDAFICGRVLEAVKAGYAIGNAI, from the coding sequence ATGAGGAATGATGAGCATTTAAAACAATTAACGGATACGTTTGGTGATTGGTTTAAAGATGAACGGATATTAGGTAAAGGGGTTATGACGAATAAGTTATACCCCTACCAAAAGCTTTTTGAACCGATTAAAATCAATCACCTCTGTATTAAGAATCGTATTGTTATGGGTCCAATGGGTAACGTCGCCATGTCAGATGAAACTGGCAAGCCAGGGGTAAAAATGAAAAAGTACTTTGAAGAAAGGGCTAAGGGCGGCGTGGGACTAATTACGAGTGGTATGGTTCCTGTGGATTATAAACGAGATCCTTCTGTAGGTGATTTGGATGATACAGGTATATTTCCTCGGATTGATTCTCATAGAAGTAATTTGGCAGGGTGGAAAGATGTCGTTGAAGGTTGCCATGCTTATGGCTCACATTTTTTCATTCAACTATCACCTGGTATGGGGCGAGTAGGTAATCCTGAATGCATCTTAAAGAAAAAGAAATTGCCTGTTTCATCTTCATGGAACCCTAATTGGTATATGCCCGATGCTCCTTGCCGCCCCCTTTCAGATTTGGCTATAAAGAAAATAATTAAGAATACAGGTCAGGCTGCAGCTGATGCTAAGGAAATTGGAATTGATGGCGTCTATCTCCATGGTCATTCAGGCTATTTGATTGAGCAGATGACAGATACTGCTTTTAATCGTAGGAAGCTAGGTCGTTATGCTAATAGGCAAAATTTTGGGATAGACTTAGTTAGAGAAATCCGACTTAGATGTGGTGAAAAATACCCTATTCACTATCGTATTGATCTATCCCTTTGCTTACACGAGACCTACGGTAAGGAGATTAAAAAAAATAGTGTTTTAAAAAAATTTAAAAATGGAAGGTTACCTGAAGAGACTTTAAGCTACATGGAGACTCTTGTCAAAGAAGGAGTAGATGTTTTCGATGTTGATATAGGGGGGTATGAAAATTGGTGGATGCCTCATCCACCAAACGGTATGCCACCAGGAGCTTACTTATCTGTAGCCAAACGCGTTAAAGAACATTTTGAAGCTAATCAAGTTATAAGTAATACGGGCTTACCGGTGCCGGTTATAGCCGTAGGTAAATTGGGTTTCCCTGATTTAGCTGAGCAAGCTTTAAGAGATGGGCTTTGTGATATGGTCATGCTAGCAAGATCATTATTAGCAGACCCAGAATGGCCAAATAAGGTTTATTCAGGGAGAGTTTCCAGTATACGACCTTGTATTGGTGATCATGAAGGTTGTTTAGGGCAATTAGCCACTGGAGGGCATCCCCATTGCGCCGTTAATCCACGAGCAGGGTTTGAAGATTGTTTCCATAATCAATTGAACCCAATAATAAACAAGAAAAAGATAGGTGTTATAGGTGGAGGCCCAGCTGGTGTTATAACGGCTATTACAGCTGCCAAGCGAGGGCATGATGTAACCCTCTATGATGAGAATAATCGTGTTGGGGGGATGTTACTTGCTGGTAGTGTTCCACATATCAAATTTGAATTAAAAAATTATGTGGATTATTTAAATAAGTCTGTTGAAGAAATAGTAGCGTCTCATGCGTTAAAGCTTCAACTTAATACAAAAGTTGATGCAACATTATTAGTTGATGAAAGTTTTGAAGTACTAGTATTTAGCACTGGTTCCAAGATGATGATACCACCTATTGAAGGCAGGGGAAAAAAGCATGTGATAACAGGGATTCAGTTTTTGAAAGATCCTACCATGATTAATGATGCTGAAAATGTTATTGTAGTAGGCGGTTCTGATGTAGGATGCGAGGTAGCTTATATGTTGGCTTATGAGATGAGTAGAAAAGTCACTATCCTTGAAATGGATGATTATTTCATGAGAAAGAGTTGTACTTCTAATAGAGGTTACATGCTTTATCATCTTCATAAAAAGGGTGTAAAACTACTGAATGCAACCAAACTATTAAAGATTGATAACCAAGAAGTGGTTGTTCAAAAAAATGTTCATAAAAGTGTTCCTGAACCACATGTAACATGGTCACCGGTTTTACCTGATAATATTAAGAATCCTCTAGAAAAGAAGGTAAGAGAAGAGCTTGAGACTGAAAGGATACATGCAGATGCTGTCATCATGTGTACAGGAGTTCAATCCAATCAGAGGCTCTATGAAGAAGTTTATAAAAAGCAATTAGCAAAGGAAATATATAATATTGGAGATGCCTTTATATGTGGTCGTGTACTAGAAGCGGTTAAAGCAGGGTATGCAATTGGAAATGCTATATAG
- a CDS encoding VOC family protein, translated as MKARSLSHVGVTVTDFENAVRWYHDTFGCYLISELHLDKEQVEGLYELYGLKDTSIRIGFLRFPKGGVIEIFEFSPTLEKSKVKWNQPGYTHVALDVKNVNKVYQCLKAKGVQFYSEPQKNNGSDWVFLKDPDGNLIEIMDLKFNYHAIRLLGGIVGRVMKHGSFKKYYRLKE; from the coding sequence GTGAAAGCGCGTTCGTTAAGCCATGTAGGTGTAACAGTTACTGACTTCGAGAATGCAGTAAGATGGTATCATGATACATTTGGTTGCTATTTAATCAGTGAATTACATTTGGATAAAGAGCAGGTTGAAGGTTTATATGAACTTTATGGATTAAAAGATACCTCTATAAGAATAGGCTTTTTAAGGTTTCCAAAGGGTGGTGTTATAGAAATCTTTGAGTTTTCGCCAACCCTTGAAAAGAGTAAAGTGAAGTGGAATCAGCCAGGTTATACCCATGTTGCACTGGATGTGAAGAACGTCAATAAAGTTTATCAATGCTTAAAAGCTAAAGGTGTTCAGTTTTATTCAGAACCTCAAAAAAATAATGGCTCAGATTGGGTATTTTTGAAAGATCCAGATGGTAATCTGATTGAGATAATGGACTTAAAGTTTAATTATCATGCGATAAGACTTTTAGGTGGTATAGTTGGGCGAGTGATGAAGCATGGTTCCTTTAAGAAATACTACCGATTGAAGGAGTGA
- a CDS encoding transketolase family protein, which translates to MAGLTYTVFDTTDLSTAEVYGRTLKELGNKHQEVVGLSADLAKSTKIGVFAEAHPDRFFNMGIAEQNLFGVAAGMAKAGLIPFVSTFAIFTSMRGLDQVHTDICYQNANVKMIATHAGVSFGQAGSTHHCTEDLSIMRAMANCTVIVPADGMETANAVVAAYEKEGPVYIRINRGFDQKVFQNADYGFEIGKGIQMTDGTDITIIGCGSTVYQAIQAASILDQVDGIKARVINMHTIKPVDKEMILKALHETRRIVTVEDHNIIGGLGSAVSEVISESGKACAFMRLGIPDEFSVIGLHEDLMAHYQIDANGIVDNVRELMGRDFEEDEDWEDEV; encoded by the coding sequence ATGGCAGGTCTCACCTATACAGTTTTTGATACTACAGACTTATCCACTGCAGAAGTATATGGCAGAACATTAAAGGAATTAGGGAATAAACATCAAGAAGTGGTTGGGCTATCAGCTGATCTCGCTAAATCCACTAAGATAGGTGTTTTTGCAGAAGCCCATCCAGATCGGTTCTTTAATATGGGCATTGCGGAGCAGAACTTATTTGGTGTAGCTGCAGGTATGGCAAAAGCAGGTCTTATTCCATTTGTATCAACCTTTGCTATTTTTACATCCATGAGAGGTCTTGATCAAGTACATACAGATATATGTTATCAGAATGCTAATGTTAAAATGATTGCTACTCATGCAGGGGTATCTTTCGGGCAAGCAGGCTCTACCCATCATTGTACTGAGGATTTATCTATCATGCGTGCTATGGCCAATTGTACAGTGATCGTCCCAGCAGATGGCATGGAAACAGCTAATGCTGTGGTTGCAGCCTACGAAAAAGAAGGACCTGTCTATATTCGAATTAATCGGGGATTTGATCAAAAGGTATTCCAAAATGCTGACTATGGTTTTGAAATCGGCAAGGGGATTCAAATGACTGATGGAACGGACATTACGATTATTGGCTGTGGTTCTACTGTTTATCAAGCCATTCAAGCAGCAAGTATTCTAGATCAAGTGGACGGTATTAAGGCGAGAGTTATCAATATGCATACGATTAAACCTGTAGATAAGGAGATGATTTTAAAGGCTTTACATGAAACAAGAAGAATAGTTACTGTAGAAGATCACAATATCATTGGTGGGCTAGGAAGTGCTGTATCAGAGGTTATATCAGAGAGTGGTAAAGCATGTGCCTTTATGCGCTTAGGTATACCTGATGAATTTTCTGTTATAGGTCTTCACGAAGATTTAATGGCTCATTATCAGATTGACGCCAATGGTATAGTGGACAATGTTAGAGAATTGATGGGAAGGGATTTTGAAGAAGATGAGGACTGGGAGGATGAAGTATAG
- a CDS encoding transketolase has product MGLQAQELLMLEKKAHELRELCVDTVVWAGSGHIGGALSAMDIFTILYHKYMSVDPKNPNWEDRDRFILSKGHVGVGFAPVLADKGFFSKEDLKEYNHFGSNLGMHLDSRKVVGLDASTGSLGHGLPIALGTALAARVRNKTYMTYCLLGDGECDEGAVWEAAMAIAHYNVTNLVTFVDRNGLMMDGATEDVMSLEPFKDKWEAFGFHVIEVEGHDFNQLADAIDYAHDHHEKPVVIIARTVKGCGIDFIENNYRWHYGGLDSEKIKLSKESLLRHYNKRVEGV; this is encoded by the coding sequence ATGGGATTACAAGCTCAAGAATTATTAATGCTTGAGAAGAAGGCTCATGAATTACGAGAGTTATGTGTAGATACTGTTGTCTGGGCGGGAAGTGGTCATATTGGGGGAGCGCTTAGTGCCATGGATATTTTTACGATTCTCTATCATAAGTATATGTCTGTTGATCCAAAGAATCCAAATTGGGAGGATAGGGATCGTTTTATACTGAGCAAGGGTCATGTCGGGGTTGGTTTTGCACCTGTATTAGCGGATAAGGGGTTTTTTAGTAAAGAAGATTTAAAAGAATATAATCATTTTGGTTCTAATTTAGGGATGCATTTGGACTCGAGAAAGGTTGTAGGATTAGATGCCTCGACGGGTTCTTTAGGTCATGGGTTACCCATTGCTTTAGGGACTGCTTTAGCAGCCAGAGTTAGGAATAAGACTTATATGACCTATTGCCTACTTGGTGACGGTGAGTGTGATGAAGGGGCAGTATGGGAGGCTGCCATGGCTATTGCACACTACAATGTAACGAATTTAGTTACTTTTGTTGATCGTAACGGCTTGATGATGGATGGGGCTACAGAAGATGTGATGTCTCTAGAACCTTTTAAAGATAAGTGGGAGGCTTTTGGCTTTCATGTCATTGAGGTTGAGGGCCATGATTTTAACCAGCTGGCTGATGCTATTGATTATGCCCATGATCATCATGAGAAACCTGTCGTTATCATAGCTAGAACTGTAAAAGGATGCGGAATCGATTTTATAGAGAATAACTATAGATGGCATTATGGTGGTTTGGATTCGGAGAAGATTAAGCTTAGTAAAGAAAGTCTTTTGCGTCACTATAATAAGAGAGTGGAAGGGGTGTAA
- a CDS encoding aminotransferase class III-fold pyridoxal phosphate-dependent enzyme, which produces MEPYKYPKSKELFQRALKVLPSGVYGHLGPAESCFIPVDAYPVFSSKAKGAYFWDVDGNRFIDYMCAYGPNVLGYNDEDVDQAAKEQLKLSNCVTSPSSVMVDLAELMVDTVEMADWTFFAKNGGDTTSFALMIARAATGRKKVVLVKGGYHGVAPWTQKLGYPGITPEDVDNNLYVNWNDYEQFERIVKEHKGEIACFLATPYHHPIFEDNQLPEKGYWQKIRNLCTKEGIVLAIDDVRCGFRLDVKGSDHYFGFKADLMCFCKALGNGFNFSAICGIDDLKDAAASVMYTGSYWLSAVPFAAGIATINKLKTINGPEIMDKRGVALTTGLKDAAKANGFNLKISGHPSMWYMRITDDNSLMLHQEWVAECVRRGIFFTNHHNLFMNCAVSEEDIDYSLEVADEAFRILHSRHRM; this is translated from the coding sequence ATGGAACCTTATAAATATCCTAAAAGTAAAGAATTATTTCAACGTGCCTTAAAAGTCCTTCCATCAGGTGTATACGGACATTTAGGCCCAGCAGAAAGCTGTTTTATCCCAGTTGACGCCTATCCTGTTTTTTCATCCAAAGCTAAAGGTGCTTATTTCTGGGATGTGGATGGGAATCGATTCATTGACTATATGTGTGCTTATGGTCCTAATGTATTAGGTTATAACGATGAAGATGTGGATCAAGCAGCTAAAGAACAGCTAAAGCTTAGTAATTGTGTCACATCACCTTCGTCAGTTATGGTTGATTTAGCTGAGCTGATGGTTGATACAGTGGAAATGGCTGATTGGACTTTCTTTGCAAAGAATGGTGGCGATACCACAAGTTTTGCCTTAATGATTGCCAGAGCAGCAACAGGTCGTAAAAAAGTGGTTCTTGTTAAAGGGGGTTATCATGGGGTAGCACCATGGACCCAGAAATTAGGTTATCCAGGCATTACACCAGAAGATGTGGATAACAATCTCTATGTGAATTGGAACGATTATGAGCAGTTTGAAAGGATTGTTAAAGAACATAAAGGTGAAATTGCTTGTTTTCTTGCAACACCTTATCATCATCCTATTTTTGAAGATAACCAATTGCCAGAAAAGGGGTACTGGCAAAAAATTAGAAACCTATGTACCAAAGAAGGTATTGTACTTGCCATAGATGATGTACGATGTGGTTTTCGTTTAGATGTTAAAGGCTCTGATCATTATTTTGGATTTAAAGCAGACCTTATGTGTTTTTGTAAAGCTCTAGGTAATGGTTTCAACTTTTCGGCGATATGTGGGATTGATGACCTTAAAGATGCAGCAGCTTCTGTTATGTATACAGGCAGCTATTGGCTGTCAGCAGTTCCATTTGCAGCGGGTATAGCAACTATCAATAAACTTAAAACCATTAATGGACCAGAGATCATGGATAAGAGAGGCGTAGCTTTAACAACGGGGCTTAAAGATGCAGCTAAAGCCAATGGATTTAACTTAAAAATATCAGGGCATCCATCTATGTGGTATATGCGTATTACGGATGATAATTCATTAATGCTCCACCAAGAATGGGTAGCAGAATGTGTACGTCGGGGCATATTCTTTACCAATCATCATAATTTATTTATGAACTGTGCTGTATCCGAGGAGGATATTGACTATTCATTAGAAGTTGCAGATGAGGCATTCAGAATTCTTCATAGTAGACATAGAATGTAA
- a CDS encoding histidine phosphatase family protein, whose product MATKITYFAHSTTTDNIKGLSTGWAQGELSELGIQQAKELAQLVKDKNFDIIICSDLKRAIDSTNIVFAGHTHIVKDERLREANYGDLTLEHKSKFEPDTTYINQPFPNGESFKDVEKRIHDLLLDIKDKYNGKNIAFVAHRAPQLALDVIIKKITWEEAIRQDWREHKKWQPGWEYELKI is encoded by the coding sequence ATGGCTACGAAAATCACTTATTTTGCACATAGTACAACAACTGATAATATAAAAGGCTTAAGCACTGGTTGGGCTCAAGGTGAACTCTCTGAATTAGGTATTCAACAGGCTAAAGAGTTGGCTCAATTGGTAAAGGATAAAAATTTTGATATTATCATATGCTCCGATTTAAAAAGGGCTATTGACTCCACTAATATTGTATTTGCGGGACATACTCATATTGTTAAAGACGAAAGATTAAGAGAAGCTAATTATGGTGATTTAACATTAGAACATAAAAGCAAGTTTGAGCCTGATACTACTTACATAAACCAACCATTCCCAAATGGTGAGAGTTTTAAAGATGTAGAAAAGAGAATACATGATCTTCTATTGGATATAAAAGATAAGTATAACGGAAAAAATATCGCCTTCGTAGCACATCGCGCACCTCAATTGGCTCTTGATGTCATCATCAAAAAAATAACCTGGGAAGAAGCCATTCGTCAGGATTGGAGAGAACATAAGAAGTGGCAGCCAGGTTGGGAGTATGAGCTAAAAATTTAG